In one window of Enterobacteriaceae endosymbiont of Plateumaris pusilla DNA:
- the acpP gene encoding acyl carrier protein — protein sequence MSSSTEKRIKKIISEQLDVKQENVINTNAFIKDLGADSLDTVELVMALEEEFNIEISDEDAEKITTVQEAINYINHHQN from the coding sequence ATGAGTAGTTCCACAGAAAAACGTATTAAGAAAATTATTAGTGAACAACTTGATGTTAAACAAGAAAATGTTATTAATACTAATGCTTTTATAAAAGATTTAGGAGCAGATTCTCTTGATACTGTTGAGCTAGTCATGGCTCTAGAAGAAGAGTTTAATATTGAAATTTCAGATGAGGATGCTGAAAAAATTACTACTGTTCAAGAAGCAATTAATTATATTAATCATCATCAAAATTAA